GAGATTTCCATCGGAGATTATGTCCTGACCGGAGGAGAGCTTGGAGCGATGGTTGTCATTGACAGTGTCGTGCGCCTGCTTCCGGGTGTCCTTGGCAGTGAAGAGTCCCATATCCAGGATTCCTTCAGCACTGGCCTGCTGGAGCACCCTCACTACACAAGGCCGGCAGACTTTCGAGGTTTGAAGGTTCCTGATGTTCTTATTTCAGGCAACCATAAGCTGATTGATGAATGGCGGATGAAAGAAAGCCTAAGAAGGACCCTCCAGAGAAGGCCGGATCTACTTGAGGAGGCAGAACTGACACAACAGCAAAAAAAGTGGCTTGATGAACTGATAAAAATGAATGAATAATATTGCAGACAGGTCCAGTTTATGTTAAGATACTTCTTGTGGCTAAAAGCAATCGTGCTATATGCCGCTTATAACAATGTTCCGCTGCAATGAAAGTGTGCAAGAGCATTCGTGGGAGGAGTTGAATACGATGCAACAATTAATCGAAGAAATCACAAAAGCACAACTTCGCACTGATCTTCCATCTTTCCGTCCTGGTGACACAGTACGTGTACACGTTAAGGTTGTTGAAGGAACTCGCGAACGTATCCAGTTGTTTGAAGGTGTAGTGATTAAGCGTCGTGGCGGTGGAATCAGCGAAACTTTTACAGTACGTAAAGTTTCTTACGGAGTAGGCGTTGAGCGTACTTTCCCTGTTCACACACCAAAAATTGCGAAGCTTGAAGTTATCCGTCGCGGTAAAGTCCGCCGTGCGAAACTTTACTACCTACGTAACCTGCGTGGTAAGAAAGCTCGTATTAAAGAAATTCGATAAGAATGAATGTCAAAAAGGAGCTTGCCTAGCCAAGCTCCTTTTTCATTCAGATTCTTTTCCAAATATGAGTGTGTAACTATTATTAAATTTATTTAAAAAATCATCGCCCATCGTGTTTATCTTGTCTGACTTATGTAAAATAAAGTTATGTACTCAAACAACATTTATTTCGGAATGGTGGGAAAAGAATGACCGAGAAAAAGAAGAATGAACTATGGGAATGGACGAAGGCACTTCTGATTGCTGTCGTGCTGGCAGCAGTGATTCGATACTTTTTATTTGCTCCGATCGTGGTGGACGGTTTATCCATGATGCCCACACTCCATGATCAGGACAGAATGATCGTGAATAAGCTTAGCTATCAGGTTGGGGAGCCAGAGAGATTCGATATCATTGTCTTTCATGCACCCGAGAACAAAGATTACATAAAAAGAGTAATCGGCCTTCCAGGCGATAAGATAGAATATAAAAATGATACGCTATATGTCAATGGAAAAGCATATGAAGAACCGTACTTGGAAGAATATAAAAAACAGGTAATTGATGGGCCGCTGACGGATCCATTCACACTGGAAGAGAAGATTGGCAGGGAAACTGTTCCTGAAGGCCATCTTTTCGTTATGGGCGATAATCGCCGTTTCAGCAAGGATAGCCGACACATTGGCACTGTGCCATTTGATGAGGTGCTCGGCAAGACGAGCATCATCTATTGGCCAATTGAGGATATTCGCACAATAGACTAGGAAAGCACTCCAACAGGCATAAGGGAGATTGCGTAACAGATAGGAGGTGGCTGCTTTGACGATCCAATGGTTTCCAGGCCATATGGCGAAGGCGCGCAGAGAGGTCACGGAAAAATTAAAGCTTGTGGATGTCATCTATGAATTGGTGGACGCACGGATACCCTATTCGTCCAGGAACCCAATGATTGACGAAATCATCCAGCACAAACCGAGAATTGTATTACTGAATAAAGCGGATATGGCAGATAAAGCCGTGACCGAACAATGGCTTCGCTACTACCGTGAAAAAGGGATCACTGCGCTGGCGATCAATTCTCAAGCTGGTACCGGCTTAAAGCAAATAGTCCAGGAATCAAAGGTTCTTTTAAAAGACAAATTTGACCGCCTTAAATCAAAAGGAGTCAAGCCGAGAGCAATCAGGGCAATGATTGTGGGAATCCCGAACGCTGGGAAATCGACTTTGATCAACAGGCTTGCCGGCAAGAATATCGCCCAGACCGGGAACAGGCCTGGTGTGACTAAGTCGCAGCAATGGATTAAAGTTGGCAAGGAATTAGAACTCCTCGATACACCGGGAATCCTTTGGCCGAAGTTTGAGGACCAGCAAGTAGGAACAAAGCTTGCAGTTACTGGGGCAATCAAAGATACGATCCTCAATCTTCAAGACCTGGCTGTATATGCTTTGAGATTCTTGGAAAAGCTTTATCCAGAACGGCTGCAGGAGAGATACAAGCTTTCCGAACTCCCAGAGGAGATTGTAGAGCTATTTGATCAAATCGGCGATTTCCGCGGCTGCAGAATGCCTGGTGGATACGTAGACTATGATAAAGTCGCAGAGCTTGTAATCAGGGAGATACGGACTGAAAAGCTAGGTCCGTTATCTTTTGAACGTCCAGAGGATTTAGCATCCCTGGATGAAATAGAAGGCGACACACAAAAATAAAGGTCCTGAGCTCAGGGCCTTTATTTTTGGTTTCAAATGCCGATACATAATAAAGAAGTATTTTAGGAGAAAATCTATGGAAAAATACACAATTAGTGAAATTGAACAGCAGCTTTTCGGGAAAGAGGAAGTAGACAAAGAAATTCTGAAAGTCTTTAAAAAAGACATCCGCAAAGGCGTGCAAAAACTCGTTTTGAAATGGGAAAGGCAGGAAGCACAAAAAAAACTAGTCCATGAGCAATTCGTGAACATGACTTCCTTTGAAAAGAAATGCCGGTCTGAAGGTTTCCGGAATATAGCGGGGATAGATGAAGCTGGCCGAGGTCCGCTTGCTGGTCCGGTTGTCGCAGCAGCCGTCATT
This portion of the Mesobacillus sp. S13 genome encodes:
- the rplS gene encoding 50S ribosomal protein L19, which translates into the protein MQQLIEEITKAQLRTDLPSFRPGDTVRVHVKVVEGTRERIQLFEGVVIKRRGGGISETFTVRKVSYGVGVERTFPVHTPKIAKLEVIRRGKVRRAKLYYLRNLRGKKARIKEIR
- the ylqF gene encoding ribosome biogenesis GTPase YlqF gives rise to the protein MTIQWFPGHMAKARREVTEKLKLVDVIYELVDARIPYSSRNPMIDEIIQHKPRIVLLNKADMADKAVTEQWLRYYREKGITALAINSQAGTGLKQIVQESKVLLKDKFDRLKSKGVKPRAIRAMIVGIPNAGKSTLINRLAGKNIAQTGNRPGVTKSQQWIKVGKELELLDTPGILWPKFEDQQVGTKLAVTGAIKDTILNLQDLAVYALRFLEKLYPERLQERYKLSELPEEIVELFDQIGDFRGCRMPGGYVDYDKVAELVIREIRTEKLGPLSFERPEDLASLDEIEGDTQK
- the lepB gene encoding signal peptidase I, whose translation is MTEKKKNELWEWTKALLIAVVLAAVIRYFLFAPIVVDGLSMMPTLHDQDRMIVNKLSYQVGEPERFDIIVFHAPENKDYIKRVIGLPGDKIEYKNDTLYVNGKAYEEPYLEEYKKQVIDGPLTDPFTLEEKIGRETVPEGHLFVMGDNRRFSKDSRHIGTVPFDEVLGKTSIIYWPIEDIRTID